One genomic region from Vanacampus margaritifer isolate UIUO_Vmar chromosome 2, RoL_Vmar_1.0, whole genome shotgun sequence encodes:
- the pgap6 gene encoding post-GPI attachment to proteins factor 6 produces MALYFLLFIVLAKATFGNVGEVTFVSELSSKPVQKLSKYSWYGNARLQRFHIPEETAIARWFFTVTKGHSFHCTERNATIHIRHGAPPVINPRGTTFPDMTMWNPSRTLILPVTSLSSAAFSLFNPAPGHWFVATHLPEDDGRIEQKGFPSCSYFFQSQLSIRRAVDTPIMQTGIKLRQTAAPNKPARLKLYVPQFSWYVLVTVDECSSAEGAGSTACSVALSLGSGTLLNDPVRLNCSGASCTANLTNPPWDTWLRVVVESVQENQTVTFNIVSNYAERCKPESEGLGLHSNSSSSAASNSSMAIETLAFNSQSKWLNLSPSACVWRIPVLYEETDVLWLGFTPVNGPNVSVSSTHPTLLTYPLPAHVTGGTLNLQLTLNTTNVTPGNNSTVVACFTPQAPILQLGKALQCHTGLFPGYGLNVSTSFPKAVIRLPFPPSVTWYLTLQLMCNSDCGNVSVVSVDPEVFVSTCVEDCGPFGHCQLLRSYNYLYGACVCKAGWRGWGCTDNSTAMSFSQQLLATLLLTLSNLSFLPAIVLAIKRFYITEASVYLFTFFFSTFYHACDQPGIAVWCIMSYDTLQYCDFLGSICSFWVTILCMARVRSTVKYALFLLGTLLIAMSLQLDRRGLWNLLGPILVAIVVMVAAWIYRGVTRRQCYPPSWQRWVFYLIPGLLCALIGTSLYIFAETEDNYYYTHSIWHILVAFCLLFLLPPREKSRPAVNWTRGWRTVRNCTWLWTPRICGYTLCQSSKDELQTVT; encoded by the exons ATGGCGCTTTATTTTCTCCTCTTCATCGTCCTTGCAAAGGCGACATTTGGAAACG TTGGGGAGGTGACATTCGTATCAGAGCTCTCATCTAAGCCAGTTCAGAAGTTGTCCAAATATAGTTGGTATGGCAACGCAAGGTTGCAAAGGTTTCATATACCAGAGGAGACGGCCATCGCCCGCTGGTTCTTCACCGTCACAAAGGGCCACAGCTTTCACTGCACAGAGCGGAATGCCACCAT CCATATTCGTCACGGTGCTCCTCCAGTAATAAACCCAAGGGGCACAACGTTTCCAGACATGACAATGTGGAACCCTTCTCGCACCCTGATCCTCCCAGTCACCTCGCTCAGCTCAGCAGCCTTTAGCCTCTTTAATCCCGCACCCGGGCACTGGTTTGTTGCCACCCACTTGCCTGAAGATGATGGGCGCATTGAGCAGAAG GGCTTCCCATCGTGTTCCTACTTTTTCCAGTCTCAGCTGTCCATCAGGAGGGCAGTTGACACTCCCATTATGCAGACAGGAATCAAGCTCAGACAGACGGCTGCCCCTAACAAACCCGCACGTCTTAA GTTGTATGTCCCACAGTTTTCCTGGTACGTTTTGGTGACTGTGGATGAGTGTTCCTCAGCAGAGGGTGCAGGAAGTACTGCCTGTTCCGTGGCCCTCAGCCTGGGTTCGGGCACTCTGCTAAATGATCCAGTAAGATTGAACTGCTCTGGGGCGAGCTGTACTGCTAATCTCACTAACCCGCCTTGGGACACCTGGTTACGTGTTGTCGTGGAGAGCGTTCAAGAGAACCAAACAGTGACTTTCAACATTGTATCAAATTACGCAG AAAGGTGCAAGCCAGAAAGCGAAGGTCTTGGTCTCCATAGCAACAGCAGCTCCTCAGCAGCGAGCAACAGCTCAATGGCGATCGAGACCTTGGCCTTCAACAGTCAATCCAAATGGCTGAATTTGTCGCCCTCTGCATGCGTATGGAGAATCCCGGTCCTGTATGAGGAAACTGATGTGCTCTGGCTTGGATTCACTCCAGTCAATGGACCCAATGTCAGCGTCAGCTCCACCCACCCCACACTCCTTACATACCCTCTGCCTGCGCACGTCACCGGCGGGACGCTCAATCTGCAGCTCACACTCAACACC aCTAATGTAACACCGGGGAATAACAGCACCGTGGTGGCCTGCTTCACTCCCCAAGCACCAATCCTCCAACTCGGCAAGGCTCTACAATGCCACACAG gTTTGTTTCCTGGGTACGGGCTGAATGTGAGCACCAGCTTTCCCAAAGCTGTCATCCGGCTGCCTTTTCCTCCGTCAGTGACATGGTACCTCACTCTGCAACTCATGTGCAACAG TGACTGCGGCAATGTGTCTGTTGTGTCCGTGGACCCCGAGGTTTTCGTCAGTACCTGTGTCGAGGACTGCGGCCCGTTTGGGCACTGTCAACTGCTCAGGTCCTACAACTACCTGTACGGGGCCTGCGTGTGCAAGGCTG gttGGAGGGGTTGGGGCTGCACCGACAACTCGACAGCCATGTCCTTCTCCCAACAGTTGCTAGCCACTCTGCTGCTCACGCTCAGTAACCTCAGCTTCCTGCCGGCAATTGTGTTGGCCATCAAAAGATTCTACATCACGGAGGCGTCTGTTTACCTCTtcacttttttcttctccacG TTCTACCATGCCTGTGACCAGCCGGGTATAGCCGTGTGGTGCATCATGAGCTACGACACCCTCCAGTACTGTGACTTCCTGGGCTCCATTTGTTCCTTTTGGGTCACAATTTTGTGCATGGCTCGCGTCAGGAGCACAGTGAAATAT GCTCTGTTTCTTCTTGGGACTCTGCTCATCGCCATGTCACTGCAGCTGGACCGCCGAGGTCTGTGGAACCTGCTGGGCCCCATTCTCGTCGCCATAGTCGTCATGGTGGCCGCTTGG ATATACCGAGGAGTTACGCGTCGCCAATGTTACCCCCCGTCCTGGCAGAGATGGGTCTTTTACCTCATACCCGGATTGCTCTGCGCTCTCATCGGGACGAGTTTGTACATTTTTGCCGAGACGGAGGACAACTACTACTACACACATTCAATTTGGCACATCCTGGTGGCCTTCTGCTTACTCTTCCTGCTTCCGCCGCGTGAAAAGAGCCGGCCTGCCGTCAACTGGACCAGGGGATGGCGGACGGTTCGGAATTGTACCTGGCTGTGGACTCCTCGCATTTGTGGATATACGCTGTGCCAGAGCAGCAAAGATGAGCTCCAAACTGTCACATGA
- the LOC144044590 gene encoding uncharacterized protein LOC144044590 yields MTEETFVSVSFPDLKELENKVGRKIPESLLLWMRDDADSEDGEIEEQNCIFSDSFANKLSHLKQEMRWMRSADVKILRQLVGVHEGIESIRWIMTERSTLASHDSSLTGSLSSLLTVEELAHSLSPCRDIPRSTYPEDMPATFRQESSNDPSGADSDLSHQRNCVETASRVSSPSTNCLAQTNFQESQSQHSEDLKVGADPTKEFQIGSNSFDLNERSQETKQQTHSSITEEDEKMAAALFGYDAQWCWIESQDDVTFL; encoded by the exons ATGACGGAGGAGACTTTTGTTAGTGTTTCATTTCCAGATTTGAAGGAGCTGGAAAATAAGGTTGGCCGGAAAATACCTGAAAGTCTTTTGCTTTGGATGAGGGATGATGCGGATTCAGAAGATGGAGAGATAGAGGAACAAAACTGCATtttcagtgattcttttgccAACAAACTGAGCCACCTTAAACAAGAGATG AGGTGGATGCGCTCGGCAGATGTGAAGATTCTCCGCCAGCTGGTTGGCGTGCACGAGGGTATAGAGTCCATCCGTTGGATCATGACGGAGCGCAGCACCTTGGCCAGTCATGACAGCAGCCTGACAGGAAGTCTAAGCAGCCTGCTGACAGTCGAGGAGCTTGCACATTCACTATCTCCATGCAG GGATATTCCAAGATCAACATACCCCGAAGATATGCCCGCTACCTTTCGTCAAGAATCATCAAATGATCCATCAGGCGCTGACAGTGACCTTTCACATCAAAGGAACTGCGTTGAAACTGCAAGCCGAGTGTCCAGCCCATCCACAAACTGTTTGGCTCAGACCAACTTCCAAGAGTCACAATCCCAGCACTCAGAGGACTTAAAAGTGGGTGCTGACCCTACGAAAGAATTTCAGATAGGATCTAACAGCTTTGACCTGAATGAAAGGTCACAAGAGACAAAGCAACAAACTCACAGCAGCATAACAGAAGAGGATGAGAAGATGGCTGCAGCTTTGTTTGGGTATGATGCTCAGTGGTGCTGGATAGAGTCGCAGGATGATGTGACATTTTTATGA